CGCGCCGACGGCGTGAAGCTGTCGGCCAGCGGGGCGATCGTTGGGAGCGACATCGGTATCTTCCTAGACTGACCGCAATCATGCGGCGAGCCAGGCGATAGACGGCATGGCGCGGAATTTTACCAGTGCGTGTCGGCGAACCGATCCAGCAGCGACACGAAAAAATGGCCCGCCGATACGCAACCGGCGGGCCAGGGCATTACATCGCGTCGGCCATCTTCACCGCGTCGTCGACATCGGCGGCAGCGCCCTTGTCGTCGCCGGTGATCCGGCCGGCGCCTGCCCCCGCGCCGAGATCGACCCCGGTGGTCGGATCGCCGGTCGGCACCGATGCGGTGCGCACGGCGAGCTTTTCGGCGGTCTTGGCATCGGCCTTGTCGAGGACGACCGAGGCCGAACCGTCGCCATCATCGAACGGCATCGTCTGTTCGAGGTCGTCGATCCGCTCCCACTGCTCGCCCGAATTCCACGGGCCGTCCATATCGCCTTCGCCCTGCGACGTGTTGACATAGACATTGGCGTATTTCTCGATCCCCGGCAGCTTGCCCGACGGGAAATTGTCCTCGATCGCGTAGAGCGCCTTTTCGAACGACTTCTGATGCGCGATTTCACGCGTCATCAGGAAGCCCAGCGCGTCCTTGATGCCGGGATCGTCGGTAATGTTGATCAGCCGCTCATAGACGATCTTGGCGCGGCTCTCGGCGGCGATGTTCGAGCGCAGATCGCACGTCGGATCGCCGCGGCTGTCGATATAGGCGGCGGTCCATGGCACGCCCGACGAGTTTGTCAGCGAGGGGCCGCCACCGTACAGCAACGACTGGGTGTGGCTGTTGCCGCCCTTCGTCATCGACAGATACAGTTCTGCCTCTTCCATCGAAGCTTCGGCTAGTTGTGCCTTTGCGCCCTTGTTGAGCATCGCGACGATCGAGCCGATCACTTCGAGATGGCTGAGTTCTTCGGTCGCGATGTCGATCAACAGATCCTTGCGGCCCGGATCGAGTTCGCCGAGCCCCTGAGTGAAGTAACGCATCGCTGCCGCAAGCTCGCCATCGGCGCCGCCGAACTGCTCGAGCATCAGCGACGCCAACACCGGGTTGGGTTCAGCAACGCGAACAGTATATTGCAGCCGTTTGTTGTGCATGAACATCGGCAGGTTCCAGTTCTGTCAGGAGGTGGCAGAAGAACGGGTCGTCAACGGCGATGTTCCGATGATTATATACCTAAAGTCGATAATTGATCTCGATCAGGACGATTTGCTGATGCGCCTAATGGGTCGGAGATATTTTTAGCGCATTTACAGCAATGTAGACATGTGATGTGCGCGCGGCGCGGATCGACGGACTGACCGTCGGCTTAAGGTGGAGCCGCAAGCGTTTCGAGCGTGATACCATCGGCTTGCCCGCCGAACCATCGATCGATCGCCTCGCCGAAGATCGGGGAACCGCCCGCCGCGGCGAACAGCGTCAGCGAGGAGCGAAGCTTGAGCGCGTCGACAGCGCCGAACACCGCAGCAGCATCGGCGGGCTCTGGAAGCTGCTGCAGCGCCGAAACACACGCCAGCAGCCGCGGACCCAGCATCGGGTGCGCCAGATAGGCGATGGCTTCGGCGCGCGACGCGATCGCATAATGCTGCGCAATGTCGCTGCGGCCAAGCCCGGCGATCTGCGGAAAGATGAACCACATCCAGTGGCTCCGCTTTCGCCCCTCGCCGATCTCCGCCAGCGCGGTTGCATATACCTCGCGCTGCGCCAGCACGAAGCGATCGAGATTGAACCCGCCTGTCATCATTCGAGCCTCCCAGTCATTGCGGCGCAAAAAATGTCGGAACTTCGATAGTTAATCCGTTAGGGCGGGGTTGGTTGCTGCGAGCCCGCCTTTGTGCAACCCGCTTTAGCGCGATTTATCCGTCCCGATCGAAAGACGCCCATGCTGATGAATCAAAGCCCGCTCGCCCCGATGGTGCGCAAGCTCGAACAATGGGCAACGCTCACCGACGTCGAACGTGAGGCATTGCTGGCGCTGCCCTATGTGCTGCAGTCGCTCGCCCCCAATGAGGCGATCATCAAGGAAGGCGATCGCGCGACGCATTCCTGCCTGCTGCGATCGGGGTTCGCCTATCGGCAAAAGCTCGTGCGCACCGGCGCCCGGCAGATTCTCGCGGTACATATGGCGGGTGACATGGTCGATCTGCAGAACTCGCTGTTGCGGATCGCCGATCACGGGGTGCTGGCGCTCACCGCGGCCGAGGTCGCCTTCATTCCGCGCGAAGCGGTGCTCGACGTGGCGTTCAAGCACCGCACGATCGGCGAGGCGCTGTGGTTCGACACGCTGGTCGATGGATCGCTGTTCCGCGAACGGATCGTCGGCATCGGGCGCCGCGACGGCGCCACCCGCATCGCGCATCTGCTGTGCGAGTTCGGCCTTCGGCTCGAGGTCGCCGGGCTGGGCAGCCACCATGAATATGAATTGCCGATGACGCAGGAAGAGCTTGGCGACTGCCTGGGGCTGACACCGGTACACGTGAATCGGATGTTGCGGATATTGTCCGACGAAGCGCTGATCGAACGCAAACAGCGCGCGGTCCGGATCGTCGATTGGGCAGGGCTGGTTCGGCGGGGCGATTTCGACGGCAGCTATCTGCACATGCGCTCCGAATGCGCGCGGCTTTGGAATCCGGTTTCCTAGCGGATCAGCAACACCGGGGTGCGGACGGTGCGGATCATCGTCGTGGTCGTGCTGCCGACGATCAGCGAGCGCAGCCGCGAATGGCCATAGGCGCCCATCATCAGCATCGCGCCGGGTGTCGCCGCCACGATGTCGGCGATGACCTGCTCGGGTTTGCCCTTTTGCAGCGTGGTGGTCATCGCATGCCCGACGCTCAACTGCGCGGTAGCAGACTTGAGCGCGATGCGATGACCGACATGTTCGCTGTCGGCCATCACGATATGCACCGGCAGCCCGGCCAGCAGCGGCGAATTGACCAGCCGTTCGAGCGCGCGATCGGCGGCAGGGCTGGCGTCATAGGCGAACACGATCCGCTCGGGCGGCCCGGCGGTGCGGCTGGCGATCAGGATCGGCTTGTTGCTGGCACGCACGACGCGTTCGATCTTCGATCCGACATGGTCGATCGCGAATTCATGGCTGGCGCCGCGCTTGCCGATGACGACGATCCGCGCGTCGGCTTCCTGCTCGAGGATCGTCTCGACGATGCCGCCCTGGCGGTGGAGCGCCCGCACCTCGGCGATGCCACTCTCGCGCAGCCGTGCTTCGCCTGCCTGCAGCAAAATCTCGCTTCGTTCGCCCTGGAAGCGCGCATCGGCGGCGTCGAGCTGCGCCAGCTCGGCGACCAGATCGGTCTTGGCACCCGGCCCGATCGCACCCGCCAGCGCGCTGCTCGCGGCATCCTTGCGCTGGACGACGTGGAGCAGTTCGACCGGCATCTCGAGCCGCTTGGCGGCCCAGGCGGCGAGGTCGCAGACCGCATTGGCGTAGCTCGAGGCATCGATACAGGCGAGGATGTTCTGCAGGGTCAATCTCCTAATCGATCGCCGCGGGGTTGCGCTGGCGCCCCCGACCGGTCGAACCACGACGATAAAGGGGCTTTGGCACGGGCTGGCGCCGATGCGCGTTCGGCCCTGCTATAGCGCGATCGATCGCGCGCGTCGGCCTAAAAGGACGGCTGGTCGGGGTCGCCGTCGCCAACCGGCGCGTGGATGCCACATTCCACCTTGTCCCACCCTTTCCAGCGGCCCGAGCGCGGGTCTTCGCCGGGGGCGACTTTGCTGGTGCACGGCGCGCAGCCGATCGAGGGGAAGCCCCTGGCAACCAGCGGATGCACCGGCAGATCGTGCGCGACGAAATAGTCGGTCAGGTCGGCCTGGGTCCAGGTCGCGAGCGGGTTGAGCTTGAGCCGCCCGAAATCGTCCGACGCATCGTGCTCGAAGCGCGGCAACGCACTGCGCGTCGATGCCTGGAACGCCTTGCGCCCGGTCACCGTCGCGTCGAACCCCGCCAGCGCACGCGCCAGCGGCACGACCTTGCGGATTTCGCAACAGCCATCGGGGTCGTACGACCAGCGCAGCCCGGTCTCGTCGCGCTTGGCCAGCGTCAGCGGATCGGGGCGCAGGATACGCAGATCGGTCAACCCCAACCGCTCGACCAACTGGTCGCGGTACAGCAGCGTCTCGGGAAAATGCTTTTCGGTATCAAGGAACAGCACCGGCACGCTGCGATCGACGCTCGCGACCAGGTGCAGCAACGCCGCCGATTCGGCACCGAACGACGACACAATTGCTGCATCGCCGAGCATCGCCTCGCCAAGCACGGCGCGCAGCATTTCCACCGTGTCGCGCCCGCGGAACAGCTCGTCCAGCCGGTGTGCGTCGGACGCGGTGAAGCGCGGACCGGTATCGATCCGGTCGATCGGGCGAAGCAGGGCATTAGCCATGCCGTAGCTTCCACACCGGCGCACGCCCATCGGCCGCCGATTGGTAGACATTCTGGTAGCGCGTCAGCGCGCGGTCGAGCACCGCAGCATCGATCGCAGCGGCGGGCGCGAAGCTGTCGAAACCGCAGCGGCGCATCAGCGGCAGTTGGTCGACCAGCACGTCGCCCTCGGCGCGCAGTTCGCCGGTATAGCCAGCCTCGCGCAGCACTCGCGCCGCCGAATAGCCGCGCCCGTCGCGGAAGGTCGGAAAGCCGATCTCGATCAGCGCGATCCGGTCGAGATTACCAAGCAACGCACGCGCGTCCTCGCCGGCTTCGATGCGCACGGCGGTGGCGTTCGATTGGCCGAGGAACGATTCCAGCGTCACCGCGGGCTCGTCATGCGGCTCGTCGTCGCGAAAGCGCAGCAGCGTCTCGCCGGTGCCCGCTTCGTTGGCGATGTCATGCAGGGCCATAAATCGCCTCCTTGAAGGGTTCCATGCCGATGCGGCGATAGGTGTCGACGAAGCGCTCGCCCTGTTCGCGGTGCGCGAGATAGACGTCGGTGGCCTTTTCGACCGCGTCGACGACGCCATCCTCCGAAAAGCCCGGGCCGGTGATCTTGGCGAGGCTGACGTCCTCGGCCCCCGAACCGCCAAACGATAGCTGGTAGTTTTCGAGGCCTTTCTTGTCGACGCCAAGGATGCCGATATGGCCGGCATGGTGATGGCCGCAGGCGTTGATGCAGCCCGAGATCTTGAGCTTCAATTCGCCCAATTCGCGCTGGCGATCGAGATCGGCGAAGCGCTCGGCGATCTTCTGCGCGACCGGGATCGAGCGCGCATTGGCGAGGCTGCAATAATCGAGGCCGGGGCAGGCGATGATGTCGCTGATCAGGTCGAGATTGGCCTCGGCCAGCCCCGCCTCGTGCAGCGCCTGCCATACCGCGTACAGATCGGCCTTGCGGACATGCGGCAGGACGATGTTCTGCGCGTGGGTGACGCGCAGTTCGTCGAAGCTGTAGCGCTGCGCAAGATCGGCCATCAGGTCGATCTGGTCGGCGCTGGCGTCGCCCGGAATGCCGCCCGCGGGCTTCAGGCTGATCGTCGCGATCGCATGGCCCGGCTGCTTGTGCTGCTTGACGTTCTGGTCGAGCCACACCGCGAAATCGGGATCGCTGCGATCGAGCGTGTCGGGTGCGTCGCCGGCGAAGGCCGGCGGTGCGAAGAACGCCTTGATCCGCTCGAACTCGGCGGCGGGCGGGTCGATTCCAAGCGCCTTGACCGCGACGAACTCTTCCTCGACCTGGCGGCGATATTCGTCGGCGCCGATCTCGTGGACCAGGATCTTGATCCGCGCCTTGTAGATATTGTCGCGGCGGCCGTAGCGATTGTACACGCGCAGGCAGGCTTCGAGATAGCTCAGCAAGTCCGATAACGGCACGAATTCGGCGATTTCGGTGGCGATCATCGGGGTACGGCCCATGCCGCCGCCGACGAACACGCGGGCGCCGTGCGCACCGTCGCGCTCGACGATTTCGATGCCGATATCGTGCAGCCGCATCGCCGCGCGGTCTTCCTTGGCGGCGATCACCGCGATCTTGAACTTGCGCGGCAGATAGCTGAATTCGGGGTGGAAGCTGCTCCACTGGCGCAGCAATTCCGCCCAGGGGCGCGGATCGGTGATCTCGTCGGCGGCAGCGCCGGCGAACTGGTCGGACGAGATATTGCGGATGCAATTGCCCGAGGTCTGGATCGCATGCATCTCGACCGTTGCCAGCTCGGCGAGGATGTCGGGCGTGTCCTCGAGCTTGATCCAGTTGAACTGCAGGTTCTGCCGCGTGGTGAAGTGGCCATAGCCGCGATCATAGTTGCGCGCGATATGCCCCAGCATCCGCATCTGCCGGCTGTCGAGCGTGCCATAGGGGATCGCGACGCGCAGCATATACGCGTGGAGCTGCAGATACAGGCCGTTCATGAGCCGCAGCGGCTTGAACTGGTCCTCGCTCAGCTCGCCCGACAGGCGGCGTTCGACCTGGTCGCGAAACTCGGCGACGCGGGTGTCGACCAAGTTCTGGTCGTATTGGTCATATTGGTACATCTTAGATTACCCAGTTGCCCGCCGACGGATCGGCGGGTTTCAACGTCAGATCGGGGCGTATTGTCGGGCCGAGCGCGCGGACGCGGTCCTTGATATGCGCGGGGCGGGGGCCTTCGGGGGTGGCGGTCGCGTCGATCACATAGGGCACGTTGACGCGCCGCGCGGCCTCTTCCTGGCGCGCCAGTGCTTCGCCCGCCTCGCCGACATCGGCCGAGTCTTCCACGTGCCGCGACCAGCCCGAGCCGGTCCACCACACCACGTCGCCGGTCTTCAGATCATTGCCGGTCAGTATCTTCACGCAATATTCTCCGCCACTTTGGCCCAGCGTGCCAATTTGTCCTGCGCGTCCGACAGTTCGACCACTTCGCCCACGACGATGATCGCGGGGCTGGCCACCTGCTCGCGATCGACCATCGCGCCGAGATCGGCAAGCAAGGTCTTGAGCGCGCGGCTGCCTTCGCAGGTGCCGCGTTCGAGCACCGCCACCGGCATGTCGGGTGCGACGCCTTCGCCCATCAGCTTTTCCGCAATGTCGCTCGCGGTGGCGACGCCCATGTAGATCACCAGCGTGCGGCCCTGGCCCGCGAGCCCCGACCAGTCCTGATCGGCGAGCCCCTTGCACTGGCCCGCGACGAAACTCACCGCGCTCGAATGATCGCGGTGCGTCAGCGGCAGCATCGCCTCGGCTGCGCAACCCAGCGCCGCCGAAAC
The genomic region above belongs to Sphingomonas qomolangmaensis and contains:
- a CDS encoding manganese catalase family protein, giving the protein MFMHNKRLQYTVRVAEPNPVLASLMLEQFGGADGELAAAMRYFTQGLGELDPGRKDLLIDIATEELSHLEVIGSIVAMLNKGAKAQLAEASMEEAELYLSMTKGGNSHTQSLLYGGGPSLTNSSGVPWTAAYIDSRGDPTCDLRSNIAAESRAKIVYERLINITDDPGIKDALGFLMTREIAHQKSFEKALYAIEDNFPSGKLPGIEKYANVYVNTSQGEGDMDGPWNSGEQWERIDDLEQTMPFDDGDGSASVVLDKADAKTAEKLAVRTASVPTGDPTTGVDLGAGAGAGRITGDDKGAAADVDDAVKMADAM
- a CDS encoding DUF1810 domain-containing protein, translated to MTGGFNLDRFVLAQREVYATALAEIGEGRKRSHWMWFIFPQIAGLGRSDIAQHYAIASRAEAIAYLAHPMLGPRLLACVSALQQLPEPADAAAVFGAVDALKLRSSLTLFAAAGGSPIFGEAIDRWFGGQADGITLETLAAPP
- a CDS encoding Crp/Fnr family transcriptional regulator, with the protein product MLMNQSPLAPMVRKLEQWATLTDVEREALLALPYVLQSLAPNEAIIKEGDRATHSCLLRSGFAYRQKLVRTGARQILAVHMAGDMVDLQNSLLRIADHGVLALTAAEVAFIPREAVLDVAFKHRTIGEALWFDTLVDGSLFRERIVGIGRRDGATRIAHLLCEFGLRLEVAGLGSHHEYELPMTQEELGDCLGLTPVHVNRMLRILSDEALIERKQRAVRIVDWAGLVRRGDFDGSYLHMRSECARLWNPVS
- a CDS encoding universal stress protein, which codes for MTLQNILACIDASSYANAVCDLAAWAAKRLEMPVELLHVVQRKDAASSALAGAIGPGAKTDLVAELAQLDAADARFQGERSEILLQAGEARLRESGIAEVRALHRQGGIVETILEQEADARIVVIGKRGASHEFAIDHVGSKIERVVRASNKPILIASRTAGPPERIVFAYDASPAADRALERLVNSPLLAGLPVHIVMADSEHVGHRIALKSATAQLSVGHAMTTTLQKGKPEQVIADIVAATPGAMLMMGAYGHSRLRSLIVGSTTTTMIRTVRTPVLLIR
- a CDS encoding phosphoadenylyl-sulfate reductase, whose product is MANALLRPIDRIDTGPRFTASDAHRLDELFRGRDTVEMLRAVLGEAMLGDAAIVSSFGAESAALLHLVASVDRSVPVLFLDTEKHFPETLLYRDQLVERLGLTDLRILRPDPLTLAKRDETGLRWSYDPDGCCEIRKVVPLARALAGFDATVTGRKAFQASTRSALPRFEHDASDDFGRLKLNPLATWTQADLTDYFVAHDLPVHPLVARGFPSIGCAPCTSKVAPGEDPRSGRWKGWDKVECGIHAPVGDGDPDQPSF
- a CDS encoding DUF934 domain-containing protein, which encodes MALHDIANEAGTGETLLRFRDDEPHDEPAVTLESFLGQSNATAVRIEAGEDARALLGNLDRIALIEIGFPTFRDGRGYSAARVLREAGYTGELRAEGDVLVDQLPLMRRCGFDSFAPAAAIDAAVLDRALTRYQNVYQSAADGRAPVWKLRHG
- a CDS encoding nitrite/sulfite reductase, whose translation is MYQYDQYDQNLVDTRVAEFRDQVERRLSGELSEDQFKPLRLMNGLYLQLHAYMLRVAIPYGTLDSRQMRMLGHIARNYDRGYGHFTTRQNLQFNWIKLEDTPDILAELATVEMHAIQTSGNCIRNISSDQFAGAAADEITDPRPWAELLRQWSSFHPEFSYLPRKFKIAVIAAKEDRAAMRLHDIGIEIVERDGAHGARVFVGGGMGRTPMIATEIAEFVPLSDLLSYLEACLRVYNRYGRRDNIYKARIKILVHEIGADEYRRQVEEEFVAVKALGIDPPAAEFERIKAFFAPPAFAGDAPDTLDRSDPDFAVWLDQNVKQHKQPGHAIATISLKPAGGIPGDASADQIDLMADLAQRYSFDELRVTHAQNIVLPHVRKADLYAVWQALHEAGLAEANLDLISDIIACPGLDYCSLANARSIPVAQKIAERFADLDRQRELGELKLKISGCINACGHHHAGHIGILGVDKKGLENYQLSFGGSGAEDVSLAKITGPGFSEDGVVDAVEKATDVYLAHREQGERFVDTYRRIGMEPFKEAIYGPA
- a CDS encoding DUF2849 domain-containing protein; this encodes MKILTGNDLKTGDVVWWTGSGWSRHVEDSADVGEAGEALARQEEAARRVNVPYVIDATATPEGPRPAHIKDRVRALGPTIRPDLTLKPADPSAGNWVI
- the cobA gene encoding uroporphyrinogen-III C-methyltransferase; the encoded protein is MASLLDPTARGRVILVGAGPGDPGLLTVRAVEALRSADIVIHDGLVDPRVLDLAPAGAQRISVAKKRARHTVPQDGINALIVAHVKTGAIVVRLKGGDPFIFGRGGEEVEAVRAAGLRVEVIPGVSAALGCAAEAMLPLTHRDHSSAVSFVAGQCKGLADQDWSGLAGQGRTLVIYMGVATASDIAEKLMGEGVAPDMPVAVLERGTCEGSRALKTLLADLGAMVDREQVASPAIIVVGEVVELSDAQDKLARWAKVAENIA